In the genome of Streptomyces violaceoruber, the window GCCCAACGCCCGCAGCCCCGGCGCGAACGCCAGCAGGACCGGGACCGCCGGTACCAGCGCGGCCGCCGCGGTCAGCCGCAGCCTGCGGGCCGCCGTCAGCCGGTTCGGCGGGGTGAGCAGGCGGTGCACCCGCTGCGGGACGTCGGCCCGGGCGGTCGGGCACGGACCGAAGACGCCGCGGTCCTCGTTGAGTTCGACCAGTGCCAGGGCGGTCGTCAGGCGGCCGAAACGGTGGGAGGCCACGTCGTCGGCGGCGAGTTCGACCAGGCGGTGCATCTCGTCGCGGAACCCGGCGAAGACCGGAACCTGCGGGAACCCGTCCGCCAGCGCGGCGGAGCAGTGCAGCAGCCAGTCGTGCCGAGCCTGCGCGTGTCCTTTCTCGTGGGCGAGCACCGCGTCCAGTTGCCGACCCTCGAGGCGGCGCAGGGCCGCGGTGGTGACCACCAGCTGCGGGGGAGCGCCGGGCAGCCACCAGGCGTCGGGCCGCTCGCCCTCCAGTACGACGAGCCGCCCCGGGCCGGGCTCCTCGCCGGGCAGCAGCGGAGCGCGGTGCCGCAGCTCCGCGCGGCGCAGCCGACGCCGGGCGCGGGCCCGTGCCACCTCCCGGGCCAGCATCAGCGCGCTCCACAGTCCGCCGCAGGCCAGCGTGACGGCCGTCGTGTCCGCCCAGAGCCCGGACGTGCCCAGGGCGTAGGCCTCGACCACCGGGCCGGGGGCGGTCGCGAAGACGGGCCCGCCCACCGCGTGCCAGGCCGCCGCCGCGCTCAGCGTCATCGACAGCGCGCAGCACACGATCACCGCCGCCACCGCGCACTGCCAGACCCACAGGGCGACCACCGGTTCGCGATCCGGCCAGTCGGCCCGGGCGAGCAGCCTGGGGGCGAGCACGGCGGTCAGCGCACCGAGCAGCAGCAGTGCCGCGGGGAGAATCATGGGGGCAGCCTATGAGCGCCGCGCCGTCGGCAGTACGGGCCGACGCGCAAAGTGACGCAGGCAACGATTGCGCGCGGTGAACGCCGGGCACCCCCCAGCCTGGCCGCCCGCCCCCCCGGCTCGCCGGTGTCACAGGGGGAGCAGCATGGCCAGCATCCCGATCGCCATGGTGAGCCGGCAGGCCCGCGCCAGCTCCGGCCGGTCGCCCCACCCGGCCGCCGCACGGCCGTCGGCCCCCGCACCGCCCCCCGCCACCGCCACGACGGGTATGAGGCGGACGCCGGTCAGCAGCACGTATCCCGTGAAGTAGAGCAGCAGCGCCCCGGTCAGCACCGGTGTGCCCGACGCGCCGTGCGCGTGCCCGTGGGCGGGGGCGGCGGCCATCACCATCGCCATGTAGACCATCGCCGCGGCTCCCACCGCGTGGTGCAGGTGGTGGCGCGCCGACCGGGCCGCCCACAACGCCCGCAGTCCCGCGGCGCCGAACACCACCGCGTAGGCGGGCCAGACCCAGCCAGGCGGGGAGAAGACCACCGCGGGCACGGCCATGGCGGCCATGCCGAACCCCATGAGAGCCTCGCCGCCCGCGGCCCCGCGCTGCTCCTCGACGCCGCTGCGCATCCGCAG includes:
- a CDS encoding M56 family metallopeptidase, producing the protein MILPAALLLLGALTAVLAPRLLARADWPDREPVVALWVWQCAVAAVIVCCALSMTLSAAAAWHAVGGPVFATAPGPVVEAYALGTSGLWADTTAVTLACGGLWSALMLAREVARARARRRLRRAELRHRAPLLPGEEPGPGRLVVLEGERPDAWWLPGAPPQLVVTTAALRRLEGRQLDAVLAHEKGHAQARHDWLLHCSAALADGFPQVPVFAGFRDEMHRLVELAADDVASHRFGRLTTALALVELNEDRGVFGPCPTARADVPQRVHRLLTPPNRLTAARRLRLTAAAALVPAVPVLLAFAPGLRALG
- a CDS encoding DUF5134 domain-containing protein, whose product is MHGPASPGWLLVALCAATGAYCLLRMRSGVEEQRGAAGGEALMGFGMAAMAVPAVVFSPPGWVWPAYAVVFGAAGLRALWAARSARHHLHHAVGAAAMVYMAMVMAAAPAHGHAHGASGTPVLTGALLLYFTGYVLLTGVRLIPVVAVAGGGAGADGRAAAGWGDRPELARACRLTMAIGMLAMLLPL